ATGCGTCATGGAACGTCAAGGCAGGAGAGTCGCCTGCCTCCGCACACAGGCCGCTCCCCTTCCCCTCCCATTTTCCCCTCGTCGTCTCCGCCAGCCGCGCCACGGACATCCCCGCCTTCCACGGGGAATGGTTCATGGCCCGGCTGCGGGCGGGCTTTTGCCGTCGGCGCAATCCCTTCAACAGCCGGCAGGAGAGCCTCATCTCCTTTGCCCGCACACGCGTCTTCGTCTTCTGGAGCAAGCACCCCGCGCCCTTCCTGCCGCATCTGGCGGAGATCGCGGCCACAGGGCGGCAATTCTACTTCCAGTACACCCTCAATGCCTACGAGGCCGAGGGGCTGGAGCCCGGCCTGCCCTCCTTGTGCCGTCGTCTGGAGACGTTCAAGCGGCTGGCGGACACCATCGGCCCGCAGCGGGTCATCTGGCGTTGCGATCCCCTCATCGTGGGCGGCCGTCTGAGCACGGGTTCCCTGCTGGAACGTATCGACCGGCTGGGGCGGGAGCTTTCCCCCTATACGGAAAAACTCGTCTTCAGCTTCGTGGACATGTACCGCAAGACCGCCGCTGCCCTGCGCAGGCTCGATCCGGCCTGCCGCGCGCCCACGACGGACGAGATGCGGGAGCTGGCCCGGGGCATCGCGGCCCTCAACACCGGCTGGCCGCACCGGCTGGAGCTGGCCACCTGCGCCGAAGGCATCGACCTGGGTGCCCTGGGCATCCACAAAAACAAATGTATCGACGATGCCCTCATCCGCCGCCTGTGCCCGCAGGATGCGCTGGTGCAGACGGAGCTCACGCCCCGCCGGCAGCTTTCCCTCCTGCCCGGCAGGGAGGCCGCCACCGCTCCCAGGGATGCGGGCCAGCGCACGGCCTGCGGCTGCATCCCCAGCAAGGACATCGGCGCGTACGACAGCTGCCCCCACTTCTGCGTCTATTGCTACGCCAACCGCTCGGAACAGGCGGTGCGTGCCAACCTGCAACGCTGCCGCCGGCAGCCCGATGCACGGGAATGCCTGCTGCCCTAGACGGCATGCGCCGCGGGGCCGGGGGCATCCACCTGCCGTCAACAAGTTTTATGGCATATTTATTTAGTATAAACTAAAAAATATTTTCTCCCCATCCCTTGCCGTGTTCGGAAAGAGCATTTGAAATTTTTTGCCCCCTGGCCTACACATCATCACAGACCACCAAGCAAAGGAATGCCCATGCCGACGAACCGTCCCCCTGATGCCGCAGCACGCGGCAAAGGCCGCCCGCGCGCCTTCGACCGCGATCTGGCCCTGCACCGGGCCCTGGAGGTCTTCTGGCGGCAGGGCTACGCCCCGGCCTCGGTGGCATCCCTGTGCAAGGCCATGAAGATCAATCCGCCCAGCCTGTACGCCACCTTCGGCAACAAGGCCACGCTCTTCCTGGAGGCCCTGCGCCATTACGAGCAGACCTACTGGGATGCCCCGGCCCGGCGCTTTCTGGCCGCCCCCGACATCTATGCGGCGGTCGGGGATTTTTTCCAGGAAGCCGCGCAGATCCTGCTTTCGCCGGAAACGCCCTGCGGCTGCATGGTGGTCCTGGCGGCCGTCAACATCGCGGCGGACGAAAAAGAGATCATCGAGACCGTCCGCCAGCTCCGGCTGGCCACCAAGCAGATGTTCGCCCAAAGACTCCGCCGGGCCATACAGGACAGACAGATCCCCCCGGATACCGATGTCCCGGCCCTGGCCGGTGCCCTGAACACCCTGCTCGAAGGCCTGTCCCTGCAGGCCCGGGACGGGCTCTTCCAGTCCGAGCTCAAAGCCATCGCGGCCCACGCCGTCCGCATGCTGCCCCCGCGCCTCCCGCAGGCCGGCTAGGCCGCTCCCTCCCCCTGCGCTCCCGCGCTGTCCGCCCTCCTTTGCGCTTCATGCGTTCTCCTGACGCGCCATCCGCGCGCACACGGCGTCACCAAGGTGTTGACATTTTCTTAACAATTATTACAAAAATATCCATGCGGATACGGTCAAAGACCGTCCATCCGCCTGAAGAAGAGGAAACACATGACCGGCCCTTCCCCCGCAGCCCCCTGGAGACGACACCGCCCCGGGAAGGCTGCAGGAGACACGGTCCGGCCTGTCCCGGCAGGATGCGCGCAGCACCCGGCCTCCAGCACAATCACCGTGCCGCGTATGACGGCACAGGAGGAACCATCATGAGCAAGAAGATCCTCATCCTCAACGGCAGTCCCCGCAGCAAGGGCAATACGGCCATGCTGTGCGATGCTTTCAGCGCCGGGGCCCGGAGCGCGGGCCATCAGGTGACCCGCTTCGACCTGCACAAGCTGGACATCCACGGCTGTCTGGGCTGTGTGAAGGGCGGCAAGGACCCCGCAAGCCCCTGCGTGCAGAAGGACGACATGGGGCTCATCTATCCCGTCTACCGGGAGGCCGACCTCGTCGTGCTGGCATCGCCCATGTACTACTGGGGGTTTTCCGGCCAGCTGAAAACGGCCTTCGACCGCCTTTTCGCCGTGGCCGAATGCTTCCCCGGCTATGCCAATCCGCACAAAGAGTGCGCGCTCGTCATGGCGGCCGAGGGTGACAGCGCGGACAACTGGAAGCCCGTGCTGGACTATTACCACGCGCTCCTGGGCTTCCTCGGCTGGAAGGACCGCGGGCAGGTCCTGGCCGGGGGCGTGTTCGAAGCCGGTGCCGTGGCCGGGCAGCCTGTTCTGGACCAGGCGTTCCGCTTCGGCGCCTCGCTGTAGGCCTGTCCCAGGCATGTCCCGTTTTTTCCGTGACGCCGTACCCGCTGCGGCGTCACGGCTCTTTATACGGCCCTGCGTTCCCCCGCGTGTTTGCGCCAGGCAAGATGCCCCTCCGCAAGCGTCTCCGGCCTATGGCGGAAGGCATCCTCCCCCCCTCTTGCGCAGCACGCCGATTTTCTGCATTCTGGTCACGTTTTGCCCGACCTTTCTGACTGCTGTTCAGCAGGATGCCCCCATGAAAACGATTCGCTGGAACATGAGCCCCGCAGAGATCGAGCAGGAGAGCTTCCGCCGCATCGAGGCCGAATGCGACCTGCACCATACCCTGTCCGCCCCGCACTGGCGCGTGGCACGCCGCCTTATCCACACCACGGCGGACATGCACATCGCGGATACCCTTGTCTTCCGTCATGATCCGGTGGCTGCCGGACTGGCCGCCCTGCGCCGCAAGGCCCCCATCTTCTGCGATTCCCGGATGCTGCGCTCCGGCCTGTCCCTGCCCAGGCTGCGCACGCTCCATCCGGGCTACGGCCCTGAAGACCTGCATTGCTACATCACGGATCCCGATGTGGTGGAACGGGCCCGCGCCGAAGGGCATACCCGCGCCCTGTGCAGCGCCGAAAAAGCCCGCCCCCTGCTGGACGGCGGCATCGTGCTCATCGGCAACGCGCCGCTGGCCCTGGCCCGCATCGCCCGCTATATCCTCGAAGAAGGCGTCCGCCCGGCCCTGGTGGTGGGCATGCCCGTGGGCTTCGTCAACGTGGTGGAATCCAAAGAGCTCCTGGCCTGCTGCCCTGTGCCCCAGATCGTGCTGGAAGGCCGTCGCGGCGGCAGCGCCCTGGCCGTCACCACCCTGCACGCCGTCATGGAGAGCGCCTAGACCGTCATGGGCCGCACAAAGCATTCATCCCTGCGCTGGGGCTATTCCACCGGCGCCTGCGCGGCCGCGCTGGCCGTGGCCTGCTGGCAGTCCCTGCGGACGGGCACGCCGCCGGCCGTGGTGCCCGTGCTGTTCGGCGACGGCAGGGAACGCCTCCTGCCCCTGCGTCCGCCCGCTCCGGGCCGCATGGCCGAGATGGTCAAGGACGGCGGCGACGATCCCGACTGCACGCACGGCGCGGTGCTCTTTGCCCGGCTTGCCGCCTGCGCGCCCGCCGATGCCCGGCCGGAGGACCATCGCCTTGACGTGGGGGCGGCCGTGCTCATCCTGCGCGCCGTGGAAGGTATCGGCATCTGTACCCGGCAAGGGCTGGACTGCCCGCCCGGCAAATGGGCCGTCACCGGCGGTCCCCGGCGCCTGCTGGCCGAAAACCTGGCCCGCGCGGGCCTGGCTGGCGGCTGCTGGCTGCTGGAACTGGGCGTGGAGAACGGCGCGGCACTGGCCCGCCATACCCTCAATCCCCGGCTGGGCGTGGAAGGCGGCATCTCCATCCTGGGCAGTACGGGGCTGGTGCGGCCCTACAGCCACGCCGCCTATGTGGAGACCGTGCGCCTGTGCGTCCGGGCCCGGCAGCGCAGCGGCGGCCGCGGGATGGTCTTCTGCACCGGCGGGCGCACCCAGGCGGGAGCCCGGCGCCGGCTGCCCCGCTGGCCGGAAAGCGCCTTCGTCTGCATCGGGGACTTCATCGCCGACAGTCTGGGCATCGCCGCCCGCCACCGGATGCAGGAGGTGGTCGTGGCCTGCATGGCGGGCAAGCTCTGCAAATATGCCGCGGGCTTCGCCAATACCCACGCCCACCAGGTGGAACAGGACATGGCCCTGCTGCGCCGGCAGGTACGGGCCTGCCTGCCCGGAGAGACCGCCCTGCACGAGGCCCTGCGCCACAGCGCCTCCGTGCGCGAGGCCCTGCTCTCCATCCCCGAAGCCGGGCGCCGGCCTGTGCTGCACGGGCTGGCCCGGGCGGCCCTGGAACATTTTTCCCGCCGGGCTCCCGGCGTTGCCTCCCTGCTCCTGCTGGTCTTCGATTTTGACGGTACCTTCCTGTTCGAGGAACGCCTGCTGTGCGCTCCCGGCACGATGGCGGCCCCCCTGCCGCCCCCGGACGACGGCACGGACGACAGCCCGCAGGACATGTCTCCTGACGGACAGGCCCCGGATATCGGCCTGCGCTATTTCATCGACAGGCCCTGACCGCCCGGCGGCCGGGGTCCTTACCCCTCCCTGTGAGTTTGCCCATGAACATGCCCATTGTGGAAATCGTCGGCGCCGGTCCCGGTGCGGAAGACCTCATCACCGTGCGCGGCCTGCGGGCCCTGCAGCAAGCCGATCTGGTGGTCCATGCCGGGTCGCTGGTGGCCCCGGCCCTGCTGCGCCACTGCCGCCCGGACTGCCTTTGCCGGGACAGCGCCTCCATGGATCTGGCGGAACAGGTGGCCGTCATGAGCGAGGCCGCGCTGGCGGGCAAGCGCGTGGTGCGCCTGCACACCGGCGATCCCGCCCTCTACGGCGCCATCGACGAGCAGATCCGGGCACTGGCCGAGCGGGGCATCACCGTCCGCATCACCCCCGGCGTGAGCAGCGTGTTCGCCGCGGCCGCCGCCCTGGGCTGCGAGCTGACCGGCCCGGAAACGGCCCAGAGCGTGGTCCTGACCCGTACGCCCGGCCGCACGCCCATGCCCGCGGGCGAGCAGGCCGCCGCCTTTGCCCGCACAGGGGCCACGCTGGTCTTTTTCCTCAGCACGGGCAAGGTGGCCGGTCTGATGGCGGAATTGCAGGATGCGGGCGGTCTTGCGCCGGATACGCCCGCCGCGGCCGTCTATCGTGCCTCCTGGCCTGACGAGCAGGTCGTGCGCGGCACGGTGGCCGATCTGGCCCGCAAGGTGGACGATGCGGGCTTCCGGCGGCAGGCCCTTATCCTGGTGGGCCGGGCCCTGGCCGCCCCGAAAGCCGTCTCGCGCCTGTACGACGGCGCTTTTTCCCACGGCTACCGCAACAACCTGCCCGACGAGGCCTTCCACGGCACCTGCGCCCTGTACGCCGCCAGCCCGGCGGGACTGGCCCAGGCGCGCACGCTGGCCGCCGCGCTGGCCCAGGGCGGCGCCCCCGCTCCCGTGATCTTCGCCTCATGCCCGGCCGATGACCGGCAGCCCGCCCCCCAGCCTGTGGCCGGCATGGCCGCTGCCCTGGCCGGAGCCCTGCCCCGCTTCGATGCGCACATCATCCTGGGCACGCCCCGGCAGGTCCTGCCCCTGCTGCCTGCCGCCGCCGGGGACGCTGTCGTCATCTGCTGCGCCGAGAGCGGCCGCCATGCCGTCTGCCTGCTGGACGGCCCGCATCATGCCGGGGACCGGCTGACCCGGCGTGTGGCCCGCATCACCGGCGGGCTGGCCATCACCGGCCCGGCGGAAGCGGAGCATGCAAGCGGCACGCCTGATGCGGCCTCTCCGGCAGCTGCCACGGCGCCAGCAGCCTCTTCGCCCCGGCGCGGCGAGGTGCTCGTGGTAGGCCTGGGCTCCGGCGATCCCGCCCAGCTCACGCCCGAAGTGGACGCGGCCCTGCGCCGCTGCGACACCGTGGCCGGATACAGCAGATATGTGGATTTCATCCGCGACCGCATCCGCGGCAAACGGCTCATCGAGACCGGCATGAAGGGCGAGGTGGAACGCTGCCGCGACGCCCTGGCCGCTGCCGCTGCCGGGGCCACGGTCTGCATGGTCTGCTCCGGTGACCCGGGCATCCTGGCCATGGCCGGGCTGCTGTTCGAGCTGCGCGCCCGCGAGCAGGCCTTCAGCGCCCTGCCCATCCGGGTGCTGCCCGGCATCACGGCGGCCAGCACGGCCGCCGCCGCGCTGGGGGCCCCCCTGCAGAACGGTTTTTCGCTGGTCAGCCTTTCCGACCTTCTGGTGCCCGCTGACGAGGTGCGCCGCAACCTGCGGGCCGTGGCGCAGTCGGCCCTGCCCGTGACCCTTTACAATCCTGCCGGGCGCAAGCGCCGCCGGCTGCTGGCCGAGGCCCTGGAGATCTTCCGCGAAGCGCGTGGCGGCGACATCCTCTGCGCCTTCGTGCGCCATGCCGGCCGCCCGGAAGAGACGCGCTGGATCGGCCGTCTGGCCGACCTGCCCGCCGATGACGTGGACATGTCCACGCTGGTGCTCATCGGCAGCGCACGCACGGTCACGGATCAGGGCGCACTGTTCGAGGCCCGCGGCTATGCGGAAAAATATCTGGACAAGGACGCGCCCGCGTCCGCCGCGGACGGTCGCTGATGCGGGACTTCCATGCCTTTTGTCTGGCCGCTCCCCGTTCCGGCGAGGGCAAGACCGCCGTGGCCGTGGCCCTGATGCGGGCCCTTGCCCGCCGGGGCCTTGCCGTGCAGGGCTGCAAATGCGGGCCGGATTACATCGACCCCACCTTCCATGCCCTGGCCACCGGCCGCCCGGCCTGCAATCTGGATACCTGGATGATGGGCGAGGCCGGTGTGCGCGCCCAGTGGCGGGCCGCCGTGCGGGGAGCCGATGCCGCTGTCTGCGAGGGCGTCATGGGCCTGCTGGACGGCCGCTCCCCGGACGATCTTTCCGGCAGCACGCTGGATTGCGCCCGTGTGCTGCATCTGCCCGTGCTGCTGGTGGTCAGCGTGCGGGGCATGGCCGCCTCCCTGACGGCGCTGGTGGAAGGTTTCCGCCAACAGGCGGCGCGTCATGGCGTCCGGCTGGCGGGCGTCATCGCCAACAATGCCGGCAGCCCGCGCCATGCGGATATTCTGCGTCAGGCGCTGGAAAAGGCCGGGCTGCCGCCCCTGCTGGGCGCCCTGCCCCGCCACGAGGCCTGCCGTATCCCCGAACGGCAGCTGGGCCTGCTGCCCGCCGCTGAAAGCCATTGCGATACGGCGTGGACGGACCGCCTGGCGGAACTGGCGGAAAACCATATGGATCTGGACCGCCTGCTGGCCCTGACGCGCCGGCCCCGGCCTTCAGAGGCCCCCCTGCCCGCCCCCGGGCAACGGCACCGGCGCCTGGCTGTGGCCCGGGACGAGGCCTTTTGCTTTTATTACCGCGCCAACGAGGACGCCCTGCGCGCCCGCGGCTGGGAACTGGTCCCCTTCTCGCCCCTGCGGGATACGGCCCTGCCGCCGCAGACGGATGCCCTGTATCTGGGCGGCGGCTACCCGGAGGCCTTTGCCGCCCGGCTGTCCGCCAATACGGCCATGCGCACCGCCATCAGGGATTTCGCTGCCGCTGGCGGCGAGATCTACGCCGAGTGCGGCGGCTACATGTATCTGTGTTCCGGTCTGGAGGCCGCCGCCGAAGGTCACGGTCTGGACGGCGAGCGCCGTGTCTGGCCCATGTGCGGCGTGCTGGAGGCCACGGCCCGTATGGGGCGGGGCCTGCGCTCGCTGGGCTACCGCGATGTCCGCTTCACGGGGGGCGCGCCCCTGGGCCTGCCCCTGGAGACCTGCCGGGGCCACGAGTTCCACTGGTCGCACATCGAGCCGCACCGGCCTTACGCCCCCCTCTATGACGTCACGGACCGTACGGGCACCCGCCCCGAAGGGGTGCATCACGGCAATGTGCGGGCGGGCTATGTGCATCTTTACTGGGGCGGCCTGGCCGATGCGGCCGCTGACGGGAAGACGGAGGCGGCCCCTGCCGCTCCGGCCCCCCCCAGGACCGCCGGACAGGTCATCCTGCTCAACGGCCCCTCCAGCGCGGGCAAGAGCACCCTGGCCCGCGCCCTGCAGGAAAAGCTGCTGGCCGACCACGGCCGTCACAGCATCATCCTGTCCATGGACGACCTGCTGCGGGCCTGCCCCGGCCGTCCGGGGGCCCTGCTGCAGGGGCTGGCCGCCACGGGCCTGCCCCTGACCGCCATCCTGCACGCGGCCACGGCCGAGGCCGCGCATGCCGGGGCATGGGTCATCGTGGACCATGTGCTGGGTGAGCGCCCGGACTGGATAACCGACCTGTGGCAGCGCCTGCGGGGCATCCCCGTCCTGCCCGTGCAGGTCTGCTGCGAGCTGGCCGAACTGGAGCGCCGGGAAAAAAGCCGTACCGACCGCGCGCCGGACTGGCCCCATGCCGCCCGGCAGGCGCGGGACATCCACACGCCCCTGCCCGGTGAGCTGCGTGTGGATACCAGCCGCACCAGCCCGGAACACTGCGCGGCCCGCATCCTTTCCGTCCTTGCCCTTCACGGCAAGGCCATGCCCTCACCGACCCTTGAGGAGGATCCCCATGAAGCCTGAGGCACACGGCGGCGACCGGCTGCGCATGGCCGCACTGGCCGGGCGCGCCCCTGACAGCCTGCTGGATTTCAGCGTCAACGTCCGTCCCGAAGGCGCGCCGGAATTCCTGCGTCTGGCCCTGTGCCGCGCCCTGGACCAGATCTCGGCCTATCCTTCCCCCCATGCGGAAGAGGCCACGGAGGCCGCCGCCCGCGTCTACGGCCTGCCCGCGGACTGTTTCGTATTCGGCAACGGCAGCAATGAACTCATCCACCTGCTGGCCCGTGTCCTCAAGGAGGAGGGCATCCCCTGCGCTGCCGTGATCGAACCGGCCTTCAGCGAATACGCCCTGGCCTGCGGCCTGGCCGGGCTGGAGGTACGCCATCTGGACGGCGGCGTGCGCCGTGACGGGGACAGTGACGAGGCCATGCTCCGGCGGCTGCTCTCCCTGCTGGCGGACGTCCCGGCCCGGGCTGCCGTCTGGCTGGCCAATCCGGGCAATCCTTCCGGCTCTTTTCTGCCGCCCGCTTCCTGCCGCCGTCTGCTGGAGGCCCGCCCCGACCTGCTCTGGATCATCGACGAAGCCTTTGCCGCCTATGCGGGCCCCGACGACGTTTCTTCCCTCATCCCGCAGCTGCCGGACAATGCCGTGCTGCTGCGCTCCCTGACCAAGTTCCATGCCGTGCCCGGCGTGCGCCTGGGCTACTTGGTCACGCGGGCGGAACGGGCACGGCGATGGCGCGGACGGCTGCCCGCCTGGAGCGTCAACGCCTTCGCCCTGGCCGCCGCACAGGCCGTTCTGGCGGACACCTCGGACTTTGCCGAACGGACACGGGACGAGAACCGCCGCCGTCGCGAACATTTGTGCGCCTGCCTGCGCGGCGTGCCCGGCATCACGGTCTTCCCCTCGCTGGCCAACTATGTGCTGTTCCGCTGTGCACAGGCCCCGGCGGACCTGTATGCCCGCCTGCTGCGGGAATACGGCATCGCCGTGCGCGACTGCTCCAATTATCGCGGCCTGGAGGACGGCAGCTGGTTCCGGGCCGCCGTACGGCTGGAAGAAGACCACCAGCGGCTGGCCGATGCCCTGCGCGGCATCCTGCATCCCGCCGCGCCCGTGCCGCCGCGCCCGCGCCCCCGCTGCCCTGCCCTCATGCTGCAGGGCACGTCCTCCGATGCGGGCAAGAGCATCCTGGCCGCCGCCTTTTGCCGCATCCTGCGGCAGGACGGCTTTGACGTGGCCCCGTTCAAGGCCCAGAACATGTCCCTCAATTCCGGGGTGACCGCCCTGGGCGAAGAGATGGGGCGCGCCCAGATCGTCCAGGCCCAGGCGGCCCGCATCGATCCCGAGGCCCTCATGAACCCCGTGCTGCTCAAACCGCATTCGGAGACCGGATCACAGGTCATCGTGCTGGGCAAACCGGCGGGGCACATGCAGGCCCGCGAATACTTCCGCTACAAGGCCGGGCTCTGGCAGACCGTGCGCGATGCCTATGACACGCTGGCCCGACGGCATGAGGTCATGGTCCTGGAAGGGGCAGGCAGCCCCGGCGAGGTGAACCTCAAACAGCACGACATCGTCAACATGCGCATGGCCGCCCATGCGCGGGCCTCGGTGCTGCTGGTGGGCGATATCGACCGCGGCGGGGTCTATGCCTCGCTGCTGGGCACCTGGATGACCCTGGAGCGGCAGGAGCGCTCCCTGCTGGCGGGCTGGCTCGTCAACAAGTTCCGGGGCGACGCCTCCTTCCTGGAACCGGCCCACGCCTATGTGCGGCAGGCCACCGGCATCCCGGTGCTGGGCGTCATCCCCTGGCTGCGCGACATCAACATCCCCGACGAGGACATGGCGGGCTTTCCCTGGTCGCAGGCGGCGGACACCACGCCGCCCCCGCCCGGCATCCTCGACATCGCCGTGGTCATGCCCCGGCATGTGTCCAACTTTACGGACATGACGCCCCTGGCCGCCGAACCGGACGTGCGCCTGCGGGCCGTGCGGCGGGCCGAAGACTGGGGGCAGCCCCATGTGGTCATCCTGCCCGGCACCAAGAGCGTGGCCGCCGACCTGGCCGCGCTGCGGGCCGAAGGCCTGGCCGACCTCATCTGCCGCCATGCGGCCCGGGACGGCTGGCTGCTGGGCATCTGCGGCGGGCTCCAGATGCTGGGACGCGCCATCCTCGACCCGCTGGGGCTGGAGTCAGCCGCGCCTTCCGTGCCCGGCCTCGGGCTCATGGATCTGGAATCCACCTTTGCGGCGGACAAGACGCTGGTCAGCGTGCGCCGGGCGGCCACGCCGCTGCCGGTCATGACCGGCGGCTACGAGATACATCACGGCCAGACCCGGCACGGCCCGTCGGCCCTGCCCCTTTTCGTGCGTGAGGGCGAAGGCGCCCCGGAAGAACGTGTCTGCGGCTATGTGAGCGGCCGCCGCTGGGCCACCTATCTGCACGGCCTGTTCGATGACGACACCTTCCGCCGTGCCTGGCTGGACCATGTTCGGCGGGATGCTGGCCTGGAGCCGCAGGGCCGCCAGCTGGTGCGCTGCGATCTGGAAGCCTCGCTGGACCGCCTGGCCGACGTGGTGCGCCAGAACGTGGACCTGAAGGCCATCTATCAATGTCTGGGCCTGTAGGGGCGGCGTCGTCCCCGCCGTTGCAGCCCTTGTCGCTGATGCCCTTGAGGCCGTTGATGTCCGGGAAGATGATGCCGATGCCGGCACCCTGCCTGCGCATGTCGCGCTGGAAGGCATTGTTGAAGATGCCGGTCAGCTGGTCATGGCAGCTGCCGTCACGGGATGACCGGGGCGCGGCACACGGATGCCGCCGTCACCGGGAAAGAACGTCAGGGCCACCCGCCTTGCGGATGGCCCTGATCGTGCGCCTCCGGCCGCGCAGCCGGCTGGGAGCCGTGCCCCGAAGGCCCCCGGTTTCCTCTCCGGCCGTCGTCAGGCCAGAAAGGAGACGAAATCCTCCACGGGCAGCGGCGGACTGAGCAGATAGCCCTGGACCACGGGACAGCGCAGCCTGCGCAGGATCTCCAGCTGTTCCCTGGTCTCCACGCCCTCGGCGACGGTACGGATGCCCATGTCCCCCGCGGCCTCGATGACCAGACGCAGCAGACGCTGCCGTTTGTCGCTGTCGCCCAGGTCATCCATCAGGCTTTTGTCCAGCTTGAGCTCATCGAAGCCCAGACGCGCCAGGGTCATGAGATTGGCGTAGGCCACGCCGAAATCGTCGATGGCCACCCGGAACCCCCTGGCCCGGATACTGTCCACAGCCTGCTGAAAGGCATGGTAATCCTCCGTACTGGCCGTTTCCGTGACCTCCACCTGCAACAGTCCGGCCGGGATGCCGTGATCCTGCCTGATCTTCTCCAGCCTGCCGGCCACCTCGGGGAAGGCCAGGGTCGTGCGGGAAAAATTCACGGACAGGGGCACCAGCGTCCTGCCCTCATCCCGCCAGCGGCTCAGGCAGGCGCAGACCTTGCCGAACACATGCAGGTCCACCTGCGGCATGGCATAGAGGGATTCCAGCAGGGGGATGAACTGCATGGGCGGGATGACCTTGCCATCGCTCATCAGGCGCAGCAGGATCTCGCCGCCGACCACGGCCCCGTCCTCCACCCGGAACTGGGGCTGGCAATACAGGATGAAAGCGTCCGAGGCCAGCAGCTCGTCCAGACGGCCGGGCCGGGCCAGCTCAAGGACATCGTCCAGCCCGCTCCGGTAGCGTCCGCTCCGGGGCGAAGAACGGTAAAAATCCCGCTTGGCGGCAAACATCCGGGCATCGGCGGCCACCAGGCCCGCAACCGCATCCTCCCCGCGACGCACCCAGGCGCAGCCCACGGAAGCGGTAAAGCCCAGTGTCCCGGCGAACAGGGAACGGACCCGTTCCACATCCCTGCGGAATGCCTGCTCGTCACCCTCCTGCCACAGCAGGGCGAACTCGTCACCGCCCATGCGGTAGACGGCCGTATCCGGCAGCAGCTCATGGACGGAACGGCTCACCGCGGTCAGGGCGGCGTCCCCGCCGTTGTAGCCCTTGCCGTCGTTGATGTCCTTGAGGCCGTTGATGTCCAAAAAAATGATGCCGACGTCGGCATCCTGCTTGTGCACGTCGCGCTGGAAGGCATTGCGGTTGAAGACGCCGGTCAGCTGGTCATGGTAGCTGAGGAAATGCAGCTTGCGCAGCAAATCCCGCCGCCACAGGGAGGAACTGAGGAAAAATTTCATGGACGACAGCAGCACCCGGGACGAATCGACACGTCCGGGCTCCAGGTTGTCCACCCCCACGAAGCCGCGCAGGGTCTTGCCGTTCCAGAGCGGGAACACCAGCAGGGAATGGATGTCCTGACGTTTGAGCTCGGCGTATTCGTCGGGGCTGGTCAGGCGCAGGCTTTCCGGGTCCGTGATCAGGATGGGCTGATGGGCATGGAAATTGGGCATCCAGCGGTCGATGACCCCCACGGGGACATTGGCCAGGGACTCCTTTTGCGGCACCACGCCCTCACGGCACCATTCAAAGGTATTGCGGACGACATCCTCGACGAACTCAAAGATGTAGGCCCTGTCAGCATGCAGATATTCGCCTATGGCGGC
This is a stretch of genomic DNA from Desulfovibrio piger. It encodes these proteins:
- a CDS encoding precorrin-8X methylmutase translates to MKTIRWNMSPAEIEQESFRRIEAECDLHHTLSAPHWRVARRLIHTTADMHIADTLVFRHDPVAAGLAALRRKAPIFCDSRMLRSGLSLPRLRTLHPGYGPEDLHCYITDPDVVERARAEGHTRALCSAEKARPLLDGGIVLIGNAPLALARIARYILEEGVRPALVVGMPVGFVNVVESKELLACCPVPQIVLEGRRGGSALAVTTLHAVMESA
- the cbiD gene encoding cobalt-precorrin-5B (C(1))-methyltransferase CbiD, encoding MGRTKHSSLRWGYSTGACAAALAVACWQSLRTGTPPAVVPVLFGDGRERLLPLRPPAPGRMAEMVKDGGDDPDCTHGAVLFARLAACAPADARPEDHRLDVGAAVLILRAVEGIGICTRQGLDCPPGKWAVTGGPRRLLAENLARAGLAGGCWLLELGVENGAALARHTLNPRLGVEGGISILGSTGLVRPYSHAAYVETVRLCVRARQRSGGRGMVFCTGGRTQAGARRRLPRWPESAFVCIGDFIADSLGIAARHRMQEVVVACMAGKLCKYAAGFANTHAHQVEQDMALLRRQVRACLPGETALHEALRHSASVREALLSIPEAGRRPVLHGLARAALEHFSRRAPGVASLLLLVFDFDGTFLFEERLLCAPGTMAAPLPPPDDGTDDSPQDMSPDGQAPDIGLRYFIDRP
- a CDS encoding DUF1848 domain-containing protein, which codes for MIFLSFHKSPCNAHHASWNVKAGESPASAHRPLPFPSHFPLVVSASRATDIPAFHGEWFMARLRAGFCRRRNPFNSRQESLISFARTRVFVFWSKHPAPFLPHLAEIAATGRQFYFQYTLNAYEAEGLEPGLPSLCRRLETFKRLADTIGPQRVIWRCDPLIVGGRLSTGSLLERIDRLGRELSPYTEKLVFSFVDMYRKTAAALRRLDPACRAPTTDEMRELARGIAALNTGWPHRLELATCAEGIDLGALGIHKNKCIDDALIRRLCPQDALVQTELTPRRQLSLLPGREAATAPRDAGQRTACGCIPSKDIGAYDSCPHFCVYCYANRSEQAVRANLQRCRRQPDARECLLP
- a CDS encoding flavodoxin family protein, which encodes MSKKILILNGSPRSKGNTAMLCDAFSAGARSAGHQVTRFDLHKLDIHGCLGCVKGGKDPASPCVQKDDMGLIYPVYREADLVVLASPMYYWGFSGQLKTAFDRLFAVAECFPGYANPHKECALVMAAEGDSADNWKPVLDYYHALLGFLGWKDRGQVLAGGVFEAGAVAGQPVLDQAFRFGASL
- the cobM gene encoding precorrin-4 C(11)-methyltransferase, whose protein sequence is MNMPIVEIVGAGPGAEDLITVRGLRALQQADLVVHAGSLVAPALLRHCRPDCLCRDSASMDLAEQVAVMSEAALAGKRVVRLHTGDPALYGAIDEQIRALAERGITVRITPGVSSVFAAAAALGCELTGPETAQSVVLTRTPGRTPMPAGEQAAAFARTGATLVFFLSTGKVAGLMAELQDAGGLAPDTPAAAVYRASWPDEQVVRGTVADLARKVDDAGFRRQALILVGRALAAPKAVSRLYDGAFSHGYRNNLPDEAFHGTCALYAASPAGLAQARTLAAALAQGGAPAPVIFASCPADDRQPAPQPVAGMAAALAGALPRFDAHIILGTPRQVLPLLPAAAGDAVVICCAESGRHAVCLLDGPHHAGDRLTRRVARITGGLAITGPAEAEHASGTPDAASPAAATAPAASSPRRGEVLVVGLGSGDPAQLTPEVDAALRRCDTVAGYSRYVDFIRDRIRGKRLIETGMKGEVERCRDALAAAAAGATVCMVCSGDPGILAMAGLLFELRAREQAFSALPIRVLPGITAASTAAAALGAPLQNGFSLVSLSDLLVPADEVRRNLRAVAQSALPVTLYNPAGRKRRRLLAEALEIFREARGGDILCAFVRHAGRPEETRWIGRLADLPADDVDMSTLVLIGSARTVTDQGALFEARGYAEKYLDKDAPASAADGR
- a CDS encoding TetR/AcrR family transcriptional regulator; this encodes MPTNRPPDAAARGKGRPRAFDRDLALHRALEVFWRQGYAPASVASLCKAMKINPPSLYATFGNKATLFLEALRHYEQTYWDAPARRFLAAPDIYAAVGDFFQEAAQILLSPETPCGCMVVLAAVNIAADEKEIIETVRQLRLATKQMFAQRLRRAIQDRQIPPDTDVPALAGALNTLLEGLSLQARDGLFQSELKAIAAHAVRMLPPRLPQAG